The following proteins are encoded in a genomic region of Labeo rohita strain BAU-BD-2019 chromosome 5, IGBB_LRoh.1.0, whole genome shotgun sequence:
- the tbx1 gene encoding T-box transcription factor TBX1 isoform X2 translates to MDDSSPLSPKANAFSIACLISARDQAGNATFDKHATSLDKQVVQNCSRSIKMHYSTVTREMEAFTTSSLSSLNTPGSYHLSPSPGDPYSHHESQFEPCPATQHGYNYSGSNPAQAPAQGDTGTSNCSSSSSSSTPNKTLVKKNPKVANINVQLEMKALWDEFNQLGTEMIVTKAGRRMFPTFQVKIFGMDPMADYMLLMDFLPVDDKRYRYAFHSSSWLVAGKADPATPGRVHYHPDSPAKGAQWMKQIVSFDKLKLTNNLLDDNGHIILNSMHRYQPRFHVVYVDPRKDSEKYAEENYKTFVFEETRFTAVTAYQNHRITQLKIASNPFAKGFRDCDPEDWPRNHRPGSLQIMSAFARTRNPMSSPPQQNGTEKEDSRREYERDPSGTPLHSDPAHQLMSRVLSPALPVLGGLHTVPLTAGPRSPPHELRLDGHPQPPDTLHHHPYKYPTTYEHYLGAKTRPSPYPSPSIRGHGYHPHMNPATANMYSATSAPTNYDYAPR, encoded by the exons ATGGACGACAGTAGTCCCCTTTCTCCAAAGGCAAATGCTTTCAGTATTGCCTGTCTGATTTCAGCGAGGGATCAAGCAGGAAACGCAACGTTTGACAAACACGCCACTAGCCTGGACAAGCAAGTGGTGCAAAACTGCTCCAGatctattaaaatgcattacagcACTGTGACGCGGGAGATGGAAG CCTTCACGACCAGCAGCCTGAGCAGTCTCAATACGCCCGGGAGTTACCATCTCTCTCCTTCCCCTGGGGATCCCTACAGCCATCATGAAAGCCAGTTTGAGCCGTGCCCGGCTACCCAGCACGGCTACAACTATTCCGGATCCAACCCAGCGCAGGCCCCGGCACAGGGAGACACCGGAACGTCCAACTGCTCGTCGTCGTCGTCAAGCTCAACGCCGAACAAAACGCTGGTGAAAAAGAACCCTAAAGTAGCCAATATTAACGTACAGTTGGAAATGAAGGCACTCTGGGATGAATTTAATCAACTTGGGACTGAAATGATTGTCACTAAAGCTGGGAG ACGAATGTTTCCTACATTTCAAGTCAAAATATTTGGAATGGACCCAATGGCAGATTACATGCTCCTGATGGATTTCCTACCAGTGGATGATAAACGATACAG GTATGCCTTCCACAGTTCATCGTGGCTGGTGGCCGGGAAAGCTGATCCAGCAACCCCAGGAAGAGTGCATTATCACCCCGACTCACCTGCCAAAGGAGCGCAGTGGATGAAACAGATCGTGTCCTTcgataaactaaaactaaccaACAATCTACTAGACGACAACGGACAT ATCATACTGAACTCAATGCACAGATACCAGCCCAGATTCCACGTAGTCTACGTGGATCCTAGGAAAGATAGTGAGAAATACGCCGAGGAAAATTACAAGACATTTGTTTTCGAGGAGACCAGATTTACCGCCGTCACAGCGTATCAAAACCACAGA ATAACACAACTGAAAATCGCCAGCAATCCGTTTGCCAAGGGCTTCAGAGACTGTGATCCGGAGGACTG GCCCAGGAATCACAGGCCGGGCTCTCTGCAAATCATGAGTGCGTTTGCTCGAACCAGAAACCCCATGTCCTCTCCCCCACAGCAGAACGGCACAGAGAAAG AAGACAGCAGGCGAGAATATGAGCGTGACCCCAGCGGCACTCCCCTCCATTCGGACCCCGCTCACCAACTGATGTCCCGTGTCCTCAGCCCAGCCCTTCCGGTCCTTGGCGGCCTACACACCGTGCCCCTCACAGCGGGCCCTCGTAGCCCACCCCACGAACTACGCCTAGACGGACACCCACAACCCCCAGACACCCTGCACCATCATCCGTACAAGTACCCAACAACCTACGAACACTATCTGGGAGCCAAAACCAGGCCGTCCCCGTATCCTTCACCGAGCATTAGAGGCCACGGTTACCACCCTCACATGAACCCAGCCACAGCCAACATGTACTCTGCAACGAGCGCACCGACTAATTACGACTATGCACCCAGATAA
- the tbx1 gene encoding T-box transcription factor TBX1 isoform X1 — translation MDDSSPLSPKANAFSIACLISARDQAGNATFDKHATSLDKQVVQNCSRSIKMHYSTVTREMEAISSPWLTQLSHFCDVAAFTTSSLSSLNTPGSYHLSPSPGDPYSHHESQFEPCPATQHGYNYSGSNPAQAPAQGDTGTSNCSSSSSSSTPNKTLVKKNPKVANINVQLEMKALWDEFNQLGTEMIVTKAGRRMFPTFQVKIFGMDPMADYMLLMDFLPVDDKRYRYAFHSSSWLVAGKADPATPGRVHYHPDSPAKGAQWMKQIVSFDKLKLTNNLLDDNGHIILNSMHRYQPRFHVVYVDPRKDSEKYAEENYKTFVFEETRFTAVTAYQNHRITQLKIASNPFAKGFRDCDPEDWPRNHRPGSLQIMSAFARTRNPMSSPPQQNGTEKEDSRREYERDPSGTPLHSDPAHQLMSRVLSPALPVLGGLHTVPLTAGPRSPPHELRLDGHPQPPDTLHHHPYKYPTTYEHYLGAKTRPSPYPSPSIRGHGYHPHMNPATANMYSATSAPTNYDYAPR, via the exons ATGGACGACAGTAGTCCCCTTTCTCCAAAGGCAAATGCTTTCAGTATTGCCTGTCTGATTTCAGCGAGGGATCAAGCAGGAAACGCAACGTTTGACAAACACGCCACTAGCCTGGACAAGCAAGTGGTGCAAAACTGCTCCAGatctattaaaatgcattacagcACTGTGACGCGGGAGATGGAAG CAATATCAAGCCCGTGGCTGACGCAGCTGTCCCATTTTTGCGATGTTGCAGCCTTCACGACCAGCAGCCTGAGCAGTCTCAATACGCCCGGGAGTTACCATCTCTCTCCTTCCCCTGGGGATCCCTACAGCCATCATGAAAGCCAGTTTGAGCCGTGCCCGGCTACCCAGCACGGCTACAACTATTCCGGATCCAACCCAGCGCAGGCCCCGGCACAGGGAGACACCGGAACGTCCAACTGCTCGTCGTCGTCGTCAAGCTCAACGCCGAACAAAACGCTGGTGAAAAAGAACCCTAAAGTAGCCAATATTAACGTACAGTTGGAAATGAAGGCACTCTGGGATGAATTTAATCAACTTGGGACTGAAATGATTGTCACTAAAGCTGGGAG ACGAATGTTTCCTACATTTCAAGTCAAAATATTTGGAATGGACCCAATGGCAGATTACATGCTCCTGATGGATTTCCTACCAGTGGATGATAAACGATACAG GTATGCCTTCCACAGTTCATCGTGGCTGGTGGCCGGGAAAGCTGATCCAGCAACCCCAGGAAGAGTGCATTATCACCCCGACTCACCTGCCAAAGGAGCGCAGTGGATGAAACAGATCGTGTCCTTcgataaactaaaactaaccaACAATCTACTAGACGACAACGGACAT ATCATACTGAACTCAATGCACAGATACCAGCCCAGATTCCACGTAGTCTACGTGGATCCTAGGAAAGATAGTGAGAAATACGCCGAGGAAAATTACAAGACATTTGTTTTCGAGGAGACCAGATTTACCGCCGTCACAGCGTATCAAAACCACAGA ATAACACAACTGAAAATCGCCAGCAATCCGTTTGCCAAGGGCTTCAGAGACTGTGATCCGGAGGACTG GCCCAGGAATCACAGGCCGGGCTCTCTGCAAATCATGAGTGCGTTTGCTCGAACCAGAAACCCCATGTCCTCTCCCCCACAGCAGAACGGCACAGAGAAAG AAGACAGCAGGCGAGAATATGAGCGTGACCCCAGCGGCACTCCCCTCCATTCGGACCCCGCTCACCAACTGATGTCCCGTGTCCTCAGCCCAGCCCTTCCGGTCCTTGGCGGCCTACACACCGTGCCCCTCACAGCGGGCCCTCGTAGCCCACCCCACGAACTACGCCTAGACGGACACCCACAACCCCCAGACACCCTGCACCATCATCCGTACAAGTACCCAACAACCTACGAACACTATCTGGGAGCCAAAACCAGGCCGTCCCCGTATCCTTCACCGAGCATTAGAGGCCACGGTTACCACCCTCACATGAACCCAGCCACAGCCAACATGTACTCTGCAACGAGCGCACCGACTAATTACGACTATGCACCCAGATAA